TCATTAAATTTGCATCATGACTCGTGAGGGTCATCAAGAGTCAAGAGTCAAGAGTAGCTTTGAACTTAAGGACTCTTGACTCTTGGTTGCCTAAACGACAAAAGCGAAAAAAGCGTTGTGCCTGTCCCTCCGGAGTTTTCAGCCTGCCATCCTTATAAAACTGTTTTTCAATAAAAACGTTTGGGAAATTTCCCTTGAGTGGGTTGTAGTTAGCATTGAGACTAAGACTGGGCTGAACATGAACTGTAAGACCATGAGTAGGGGAGGACAGCGCCTTGGAGGCAACAGTCCGTTGGGGTTTCCCCGAGTGTGCATTCCTTGCGTCGGGCTTCCCTCCTATTGGCGTCTGTCCGTAAAATCTGAAAGGGCAGGTTCAGCCTAACAATCTCCGACTAGAAGTTGGGATGTCAAAGAGTTTAGTTGTAACTCACCTACTTTATGCTTAATCAAAATCATCTAAATGCCCTAGCTACCAAAAATTGGTTCAAAAAGTTGGCTTGCGCTGTAGGAATTGCTGGTTTTAGTACCTTTATCAGTTTTCCTGTCTTAGCCAAATTCTATCCTCCCAGAGCTCTTTTTCAGCCTTCTGCTCATCGCAGCTATCCCTATCGTAACTCTGAAAAAAACATTGCTGATACCCTTGCCCAGAATAGTAAATTTGTCAATCTTTTTGATGAATTGAAACAAGCAGGTCTTCTTGAAACTCTAAAGCAACCTGGTTATTTCACAATTTTTGCTCCAACTGATGATGCTTTTAATGCTTTACCTAAAGATGTCTTCAAGCGATATAGCCAACCGCAAAATCGGCTTAGAGTGCTAAAGTATCATTTGGTTTCTGGTGAAATTACTGCTAAAGACGCTAAAGACCTAAATGGTAGGGCAATCACAACTGTTGAAGGGAACCAGATCAACATATCTATTGACTCTGAAGGCACAGTCAAGCTAAATAATGCTAGCGGCAAGCATCCCTCTACCAAAACAAAGAATGGCGTGATTATTGAAATTGACAAGGTGCTTCTACCTCCTGGGTTTTAGCACTTTTAATGTAGGGTGGGCTATAGCTGGCGAAGAGCACACCCTACGCTAATATGCCATTTTTTCTTTTTCTTGTTTCCATGTTCAGCGTGGGAATTCATGTTGTAGGCGGTGGCGGCGCTGATTTATTGCCAATTTCCTACCAGAACAAACGGTGCCCAATAATGGGGATGCTTGTACTGCTGATTTGTCGTCAGAGCCAGTTGTGCTTGACGCAGTGCTTCTGCTTTATTCACCTTTGTCTTCTTAGCTTGCTCTAACTGATGATAAAATTCACCCATAATTTGAGCGGTACTTTTATCCTCTACTGCCCACAGTGTCGCCAGTGTACTACGAGCTCCAGCCCGCACCGCTATTCCAGCCAGTCCTAAAGCAGCCCGATTGTCTCCACTGGCTGTCTCACAAGCACTAAGAACCAATAATTCGATTGGTCTACCTTGGTACTGGGTGTTGTCTCGCAGCAAGTCACTCAACTGTTTAACATTGATGCGGCTATCCCAAGAAAGGATAAACGTATCCTCAACTCTGGAGCTAAACTGACCATGAGTTGCTAAATGGACTATAGGAGGAACACGAGAAGCAAGAATCTCTTTTTTGATCTCAGTGCTCGTAAATTTATCGTTGAGGAGTTCCCGAGATGAGACTCCAAATTTCTCGATTTGTTCGAGTTCAAGTTCTACGTTACTGAGTGGTCTAAAACCCTCATGTGCTGGAAAGTCATCGCGGATTTTGCTGAGTCCTGCTGTTAAGGCTTTTAAACCAACCTCTGCAATCGGTTTTGGGTT
The sequence above is a segment of the Mastigocladopsis repens PCC 10914 genome. Coding sequences within it:
- a CDS encoding fasciclin domain-containing protein — protein: MLNQNHLNALATKNWFKKLACAVGIAGFSTFISFPVLAKFYPPRALFQPSAHRSYPYRNSEKNIADTLAQNSKFVNLFDELKQAGLLETLKQPGYFTIFAPTDDAFNALPKDVFKRYSQPQNRLRVLKYHLVSGEITAKDAKDLNGRAITTVEGNQINISIDSEGTVKLNNASGKHPSTKTKNGVIIEIDKVLLPPGF